A genomic segment from Leptospira yasudae encodes:
- a CDS encoding LIC10421/LIC12816 family protein, protein MNTNKMISVVSLLGFLAASSVFAVSEDVEDQLLEKAIVESAVTKEQKTAVGNYLRAVAQQKAHRAEELRELAKRSTGGKFLASNAQSQKYIKQAQSLERENARYQAILQNF, encoded by the coding sequence ATGAACACTAACAAAATGATTTCTGTAGTTTCCCTTTTGGGCTTTCTGGCTGCAAGTTCCGTTTTCGCTGTATCGGAAGATGTTGAAGATCAGCTCCTGGAAAAGGCAATCGTAGAAAGTGCAGTTACAAAGGAACAAAAAACCGCTGTGGGTAATTATCTGAGAGCCGTAGCTCAACAGAAGGCTCATAGAGCGGAAGAATTGAGAGAACTTGCAAAAAGATCTACCGGCGGTAAATTTCTTGCGAGCAACGCTCAATCTCAAAAATACATCAAACAAGCACAAAGCTTAGAAAGAGAAAACGCAAGATACCAAGCGATTCTCCAAAACTTTTAA
- a CDS encoding SRPBCC family protein, translated as MKTTFATKHVSVSVGVPWKTAYEFLSEPKNFPEWASGLCKSISPGQNEEWIIEAPQGTLKAIFTPKNPYGILDHTVILNETDRIANPLRILPNGEGSEILFTLFKTPDLTQEKFEEDAAWVKKDLNKLKTLLESKY; from the coding sequence ATGAAAACCACCTTTGCAACAAAGCATGTCAGCGTTTCCGTCGGAGTTCCTTGGAAAACCGCGTATGAATTCTTATCCGAACCGAAAAACTTTCCGGAATGGGCGTCCGGACTTTGCAAATCCATTTCCCCCGGCCAGAACGAAGAATGGATCATCGAAGCACCGCAGGGAACGTTAAAAGCGATCTTCACACCCAAGAATCCCTATGGAATCTTGGATCACACCGTAATCCTGAACGAAACCGATCGGATCGCCAACCCTCTTAGAATTCTTCCCAACGGAGAAGGGTCCGAAATCCTATTCACATTGTTTAAAACACCGGACTTGACGCAGGAGAAATTCGAGGAAGATGCGGCTTGGGTTAAAAAAGATCTGAACAAATTGAAGACTCTTTTAGAAAGTAAGTATTAA
- a CDS encoding ABC transporter ATP-binding protein, translated as MKINSLLSVEEVSYKPTGKTILDRVSFSIEENEHCVLLGRNGAGKSTLVNLIYGMIWATSGTIRLFHETYGETAIQDLRKRIGILDASQQENSLQRKLTVLDVVLTGLFHTIGYYRDPSPEEGSKALRILEESNLISKKDQLYATLSSGEKKKVLFLRSLVSEPDLLILDEPCSSLDLTAREDFIGFLKEYHSKKKFTSLYITHRPEEIPEFYTKAVLLKEGKVIHSGLIEDCFTEKNLNELYDLSLQVNRINGTWTVIAKRT; from the coding sequence TTGAAAATCAATTCCTTATTGTCCGTCGAGGAAGTCAGTTACAAACCCACCGGAAAAACGATCCTGGATCGGGTCAGTTTTTCGATCGAAGAAAACGAACACTGCGTTCTTCTCGGAAGGAACGGAGCCGGAAAAAGCACTCTGGTCAATCTGATCTACGGGATGATTTGGGCGACTTCCGGGACGATCCGATTGTTTCACGAAACCTACGGAGAAACCGCGATCCAAGACCTTCGAAAACGGATCGGAATCTTGGACGCTTCCCAACAGGAGAATTCCCTCCAACGAAAACTCACCGTATTGGATGTCGTATTAACGGGACTCTTTCATACGATCGGATACTATCGCGACCCCAGCCCCGAGGAAGGATCCAAAGCCCTCCGTATATTAGAAGAATCGAATTTAATTTCCAAGAAAGACCAGTTGTATGCGACGCTTTCCTCCGGAGAAAAGAAAAAGGTTCTGTTTCTGCGCAGCCTCGTCAGCGAACCGGATCTTTTGATTTTGGACGAACCCTGTTCTTCCCTCGACCTTACGGCTCGTGAGGATTTTATCGGATTTTTGAAGGAATATCATTCCAAAAAAAAATTCACTTCTCTTTATATCACGCATCGCCCCGAAGAGATTCCCGAATTTTATACGAAGGCGGTTTTGCTAAAAGAAGGAAAGGTCATTCACAGCGGTCTAATCGAAGACTGTTTTACGGAAAAGAATCTGAACGAACTCTACGATCTTTCCCTACAGGTAAATCGTATCAACGGAACTTGGACCGTCATCGCAAAACGAACTTGA